Proteins from one Candidatus Omnitrophota bacterium genomic window:
- a CDS encoding shikimate kinase translates to PSLVSIQRSSTSPIVILASSALFSCDRLVASPVVICLTADEGTVMERTKKYKHRPLLNVEDPKLKIRMLLAKRAPLYAKADHVIDTGKFTARQVVEKIMEIAK, encoded by the coding sequence GCCGTCGCTGGTCTCAATCCAGCGCTCCTCCACCTCACCCATTGTGATTTTGGCCAGTAGCGCGCTGTTCTCCTGCGACAGGTTGGTGGCTTCTCCCGTAGTGATCTGCCTTACTGCCGACGAAGGGACAGTGATGGAGCGCACGAAGAAGTATAAACACCGTCCGCTCCTCAACGTCGAGGATCCGAAACTCAAAATACGCATGCTTCTTGCTAAGCGCGCTCCGTTGTACGCGAAAGCCGATCATGTTATCGATACGGGGAAGTTTACGGCGCGGCAGGTTGTGGAAAAGATCATGGAGATAGCGAAATGA